In Phormidium yuhuli AB48, one genomic interval encodes:
- the petL gene encoding cytochrome b6-f complex subunit PetL, with amino-acid sequence MSGVVAYLLMVGGAFALAVVLLLGLRAVKLI; translated from the coding sequence ATGTCTGGTGTTGTGGCATATCTGCTCATGGTCGGTGGTGCATTCGCATTAGCTGTGGTGTTACTGCTCGGACTGCGGGCCGTCAAATTGATCTAG
- a CDS encoding CHASE2 domain-containing protein yields MWSAFKQRFAKPALELSSSQGYKILAATGVAVFVILLRAVGLLQGAEWAMSDLFLRSRPEQETDERLLVVGIDEEDLRQVGSWPISDAILADVIRRLDEFNPRVIGLDLYRDLAIEPGHEELVALFEQQENLIGIEKLEPQYSSHVSPPQALKERGAVGFNNTLVDADGVVRRSYLFLRDYEGTLHRSFALKLALLYLEQENITPTAGPNGDMQLGAAVIPQFEPSDGPYIRADARGYQFIVNYRGQHTRIPTVSLREVLNGEVSEEKIRDRVVLIGSTAASLRDVFITPYSRSLLETQTEVPGVLLQAEFVGQILDASLEGRQFISFWPKLLEVVWIVFWAWVGALISWQLQSVRRSLGALVVALLLLTGTAYWAYSLNLWIPIIPPILSLTGATAMVVSYLAYLSDELRRSKEFLQSIINTIPDPIFVKDTNLRSVVLNQAYSDLVGYPLKTLLNRSEFEMFPQEQAEAFRQEDERVLQTGGDRETEETLTDAQGNIHILATKRSLHADGAGNHFLIGVIRDITERKLLEDQLKQVAAELAQSNAALKQDANHDELTGLPNRKLFQERLKQSIEWAEKHEKFVGVMFLDLDGFKEVNDTLGHASGDILLQHVANRLSGSLRGSDTVARLGGDEFTVVLPGIPSITDAERVAQKIVKTLSDPFELEEGTVSVTTSLGICLYPTHGDQLDALIHLADEAMFEAKKQGKNCYCIAPIDSDIQA; encoded by the coding sequence ATGTGGTCAGCCTTTAAACAACGTTTTGCCAAGCCCGCCTTGGAGTTATCCTCATCCCAAGGCTATAAAATTCTGGCCGCGACGGGGGTTGCCGTTTTTGTGATCCTGCTGCGAGCTGTGGGACTCTTACAAGGCGCGGAATGGGCCATGTCCGACCTATTCTTGCGATCGCGCCCTGAACAGGAGACAGATGAGCGTCTATTAGTGGTGGGAATTGATGAAGAGGATCTGCGCCAAGTGGGAAGCTGGCCCATCTCCGATGCCATTTTAGCGGATGTCATTCGCCGTTTAGACGAGTTCAATCCTCGGGTAATTGGCTTAGATCTCTACCGGGATTTAGCGATCGAACCGGGCCATGAGGAACTGGTTGCCTTATTTGAGCAACAAGAGAACCTCATCGGGATTGAGAAGCTCGAACCTCAATACTCGTCCCACGTGTCACCCCCGCAAGCTCTGAAAGAACGGGGGGCTGTAGGCTTTAATAATACGTTGGTGGACGCCGATGGGGTGGTTCGTCGCAGTTATCTGTTTTTGCGCGATTACGAGGGAACCCTGCATCGTAGCTTTGCCCTCAAGTTGGCTCTACTGTATTTAGAGCAGGAAAACATCACCCCCACCGCCGGACCCAATGGCGACATGCAGTTAGGTGCGGCTGTAATTCCCCAATTTGAACCCAGTGATGGCCCCTATATACGAGCCGATGCCCGTGGCTATCAGTTTATAGTCAACTACCGCGGCCAGCACACTCGCATTCCCACCGTCTCCTTACGAGAGGTCTTAAATGGAGAGGTGTCGGAGGAGAAGATTCGCGATCGCGTCGTCTTGATTGGTTCTACGGCGGCGAGTCTGCGGGATGTCTTTATTACACCTTACAGTCGCAGTCTCCTGGAAACCCAGACAGAGGTTCCCGGGGTATTGCTGCAAGCCGAGTTTGTGGGCCAGATTCTCGATGCGTCTCTGGAAGGACGACAGTTTATATCCTTCTGGCCCAAGCTGCTGGAAGTCGTCTGGATTGTCTTCTGGGCTTGGGTAGGAGCGTTGATTAGTTGGCAGTTACAATCCGTACGGCGATCGCTCGGGGCCTTAGTGGTGGCCCTGTTGCTGCTGACCGGAACCGCCTACTGGGCCTATAGCCTCAATCTCTGGATTCCCATCATTCCACCGATTTTATCCCTCACGGGAGCCACGGCCATGGTGGTTAGTTATTTGGCCTATCTCAGTGACGAATTACGCCGCTCTAAGGAATTTTTGCAGAGTATCATCAACACCATCCCCGATCCCATTTTTGTCAAAGATACGAACTTGCGGTCTGTGGTGTTGAATCAGGCCTATAGCGACCTCGTGGGATATCCCCTCAAGACTTTGCTCAATCGCTCTGAGTTTGAGATGTTCCCCCAGGAGCAGGCCGAAGCCTTCCGACAAGAAGATGAGCGTGTCTTGCAAACCGGGGGCGATCGCGAAACGGAAGAAACCCTAACTGACGCCCAAGGAAACATTCACATTCTCGCCACCAAGCGATCGCTCCATGCCGACGGTGCAGGCAACCACTTTCTCATTGGTGTGATTCGGGATATTACCGAACGCAAGCTTTTAGAAGACCAACTTAAACAAGTTGCCGCTGAGTTAGCCCAGTCTAATGCCGCCTTAAAACAGGATGCAAACCATGACGAATTAACAGGACTGCCAAACCGAAAGCTTTTTCAAGAGCGTCTTAAACAATCCATAGAATGGGCAGAAAAACATGAAAAATTCGTGGGTGTCATGTTTTTAGATCTCGACGGCTTCAAAGAGGTTAATGATACCCTCGGTCATGCTTCTGGAGATATCTTACTTCAGCATGTCGCCAACCGCCTCAGTGGAAGTTTACGAGGAAGCGACACGGTAGCTCGCTTGGGAGGAGATGAGTTTACCGTCGTTCTTCCTGGTATTCCCAGCATCACTGATGCTGAGCGAGTGGCTCAAAAAATTGTTAAAACTCTGTCAGATCCCTTTGAACTAGAGGAGGGAACCGTCTCAGTTACAACCAGTTTAGGAATTTGTCTGTATCCCACCCATGGCGATCAGCTCGATGCTCTCATTCATTTAGCAGATGAGGCAATGTTTGAGGCTAAGAAGCAAGGCAAAAACTGCTACTGCATTGCCCCCATTGACTCAGATATTCAAGCCTAA
- a CDS encoding response regulator transcription factor produces the protein MSSVCIQIVEGNPQLRSLLGWHLQQAGYSVCQSADLRHAQDVFYHRQPTLAIVDSDLPDGDGVEFAHWLYQQHQCLVLMLSARSNEADVVTALKAGADDYICKPFGMQEFLARVEALLRRHRAMAPPAHLEYGDLKVDIVQRRVRYQDQPIELTPQEFSLLYVLAQAGGTPLSRSELLQRAWPDAIDNPRTIDTHVLSLRKKIERDPRQPNLIQTVRNVGYRFNLTGAESSPEQSATQDFQEAYKANSHSLNGLNPTNPLSVSGNGKRGVVPQSSTVGHSVRG, from the coding sequence GTGAGTTCTGTTTGCATTCAAATAGTTGAAGGAAACCCTCAACTGCGATCGCTCTTAGGTTGGCATCTTCAGCAGGCCGGATACAGCGTGTGTCAGTCCGCAGACCTCCGACACGCTCAAGATGTCTTCTATCATCGTCAACCGACGTTAGCTATTGTCGACTCAGATCTGCCCGATGGAGATGGGGTTGAATTTGCCCATTGGCTTTATCAGCAGCATCAATGTCTGGTCCTAATGCTTTCAGCGCGCAGTAATGAAGCGGATGTGGTCACCGCCCTCAAGGCGGGAGCCGACGATTATATCTGTAAACCCTTTGGGATGCAGGAGTTTCTAGCCCGAGTCGAGGCCTTATTGCGCCGTCACCGAGCGATGGCACCTCCGGCCCATCTGGAGTACGGGGATCTGAAAGTGGATATCGTGCAGCGCCGTGTCCGGTATCAAGACCAACCCATCGAACTGACACCCCAGGAATTTAGTTTGCTCTATGTGTTAGCTCAGGCCGGAGGAACCCCCCTGAGTCGTTCAGAATTATTACAACGAGCCTGGCCCGATGCTATCGACAATCCCCGGACCATTGATACCCATGTCTTGTCCCTACGGAAAAAAATTGAACGAGATCCCCGCCAACCGAACTTAATTCAAACCGTTCGCAACGTTGGCTATCGATTCAACCTAACTGGGGCAGAATCTTCCCCAGAACAGTCAGCCACTCAAGACTTCCAGGAGGCCTATAAAGCCAACAGTCATAGCCTTAATGGCTTAAATCCCACCAACCCCCTATCGGTGTCTGGCAATGGAAAACGAGGTGTTGTTCCCCAATCCTCCACAGTTGGTCATTCCGTGAGAGGGTAA
- a CDS encoding DUF6761 family protein: protein MLQNTLTIRHYQALTDRFTNLWSRGYRTDDLRLYLDGYLSALRQDKSLEPILIHRLEEEALRFIQDPSNFEVPYY from the coding sequence ATGTTGCAAAATACCCTGACAATCCGGCATTACCAAGCCCTGACTGACCGCTTTACCAATCTCTGGAGTCGGGGATATCGTACTGATGATCTCAGACTTTACTTAGATGGTTATTTAAGCGCTCTGCGCCAGGATAAAAGCCTGGAGCCGATTTTGATTCACCGTCTTGAGGAGGAGGCCTTACGCTTTATCCAAGACCCCTCAAATTTTGAAGTTCCCTACTACTAA
- the aroB gene encoding 3-dehydroquinate synthase, which translates to MTQSVIPVNLPQNAYEIALASDSLDRLGSWIKSLNLGRKLMLVSNPTVFGYYGKRAVASLETAGFEVHHHLFPDGEEYKTLDAVSQLYDAALEVGLERNSTFIALGGGVVGDMTGFAAATWLRGINFIQVPTTLLAMVDASIGGKTGVNHPQGKNLIGAFYQPSLVLIDPIVLGTLPEREFRAGIAEVIKYGVIWDADLFRQLEAAKRLASPSDISNQLLHEILMRSCQAKAEVVSQDEKEAGLRAILNYGHTIGHAVESLTGYTELLHGEGVAIGMIAASRLALALNLWSAEEDARQAQVIGNAGLPTTIPPGVDIDAILAKLQTDKKVKDGQVRFVLPTSIGHAIVSDRVPPDLIHETLASLQKETVQT; encoded by the coding sequence ATGACGCAGTCCGTTATTCCTGTGAACTTGCCTCAAAACGCTTACGAGATCGCCTTGGCCTCCGATAGCCTAGATCGCTTAGGGTCCTGGATTAAATCCCTCAATCTCGGTCGTAAGCTGATGCTGGTATCCAATCCTACGGTATTTGGCTATTACGGTAAACGGGCAGTGGCTAGCTTAGAGACGGCCGGCTTTGAGGTTCACCATCATCTCTTCCCCGATGGAGAGGAATACAAAACCCTAGACGCCGTCTCCCAACTCTACGATGCGGCCTTAGAGGTAGGACTGGAGCGCAACTCCACCTTCATTGCCCTCGGTGGGGGGGTTGTCGGAGATATGACCGGTTTTGCCGCAGCCACCTGGTTACGGGGGATTAACTTTATCCAAGTCCCAACCACCCTCCTGGCCATGGTGGATGCCTCCATCGGCGGCAAAACCGGGGTGAATCATCCCCAGGGCAAAAACCTCATCGGGGCCTTTTATCAACCCTCCCTGGTGCTGATTGATCCCATCGTTCTGGGAACCCTTCCCGAGCGAGAGTTCCGAGCTGGCATTGCCGAGGTGATTAAATATGGCGTGATTTGGGATGCTGACTTATTCCGTCAGTTGGAAGCCGCTAAACGTCTAGCCAGCCCCAGTGATATCTCCAATCAACTTCTCCATGAAATCCTCATGCGCTCCTGTCAAGCCAAGGCGGAGGTCGTCAGTCAAGACGAAAAAGAAGCGGGATTACGGGCCATCCTCAACTACGGACATACCATCGGTCACGCCGTAGAGAGTTTAACCGGTTACACCGAACTTCTCCATGGGGAAGGGGTCGCCATTGGCATGATTGCTGCCAGCCGTTTAGCCCTAGCCCTCAACCTTTGGTCTGCCGAGGAGGATGCCCGTCAAGCCCAAGTGATTGGTAACGCCGGACTTCCCACCACCATCCCCCCAGGTGTTGACATCGATGCGATTCTCGCCAAGCTACAAACCGATAAGAAAGTCAAAGACGGACAAGTTCGCTTCGTCCTCCCCACTAGCATCGGCCATGCCATCGTCAGCGATCGCGTCCCCCCCGACCTCATCCACGAGACCCTAGCCAGTTTACAAAAAGAGACAGTTCAAACATGA